The following nucleotide sequence is from Agromyces sp. SYSU T00194.
TGAGCGGGGGCGACGACGTGTTCGAGCCGACCCTGACGTTCCACGGGTTCCGGTACGTCGAGGTGTCGGGCTGGCCGGGCGGCGCGGACGCGATCGGCGCGGGCGCGCTCACCGCGGTCGTCATCGGGACGGAGCTGCGCCGCATCGGCCGCATGTCGACGTCGAACCCGCTGCTCGACCGGCTGCACGAGAACGCGGTCTGGGGCATGCGCGGCAACTTCGTCGACGTGCCCACCGACTGCCCGCAGCGCGACGAGCGCCTCGGGTGGACGGGCGACATCGCCGCGTTCGCGTCGAGCGCCGCGTTCCTCTACGACGTGCAGGACTTCCTGCGCGACTGGCTGGTCGACCTCGACCTCGAGCAGCGCCACGCCGACGGGATCGTGCCGCTCGTCGTGCCCGACGCGATCAAGTACTTCGACGTGCCGCCCGAGTTCCCGAAGCCGGAGGCGATGGCGATCTGGAGCGACGCCGCGGCCTGGGTGCCGTGGGCGGTCTACGAGGCGTACGGCGACGAGCGCGTGCTGCGCGAGGCGTTCCCCGCGATGGCCGCGCACCTGCGGCGCGTGCGCGGGCTGCTCGACCCGTCGGGCGTGTGGGCGGCCGGCATGCAGCTGGGCGACTGGCTCGATCCGGATGCCCCGCCGGACGCGCCGTTCCAGGCCAAGGCCGACGGGCACGTCGTCGCGACGCTGGCCGTCTTCAGGTCGGCGACGATCGCGGTCGATGCCGCGCGGGTGCTGGGTGACGAGGCCGCCGCCGAGGAGTTCGCGGCGATGGCCGAGACGCTCCGGGCGGGCTTCCACGCGGAGTACCTGCGCGACGGGGTCATCACCTCCGACGCATCCGCCGTCTACGCCCTCGCCATCGTCACGGGCATGGTCGACGGCGACGACCTCGAGTTCGCCGGGCGCCGCCTCGCGGAGCTCGTCGCCGACAGCGGCTACCGCATCTCGACGGGCTTCGCCGGAACGCCCTTCGTGACCGATGCGCTCACGTCGACCGGCCACCTCGACGCGGCCTACCGCCTGCTGCTCCAGACCGAGTGCCCCTCGTGGCTGTACCCGGTCACGATGGGCGCGACCACGATCTGGGAGCGCTGGGACTCGATGCTGCCCGACGGCTCGATCAACCCGGGGGAGATGACGAGCTTCAACCACTACGCGCTCGGCGCGGTGATCGACTGGATGCACCGGGTCGTCGGCGGCCTCGCGCCGCTCGCACCCGGCTATGCGCGCATCCTGGTCGCCCCGCGGCCCGGCGGCGACCTGACTTGGGCGGACACGTCGCTCGAGACCCCGCGCGGGCTCGCCCGCGTGCGGTGGGAGCTCGCGGACGGCGCGCTCGCCGTGGTCGCCACGGTGCCCGAGGGCGCCGAGGCCGTGCTGCGCCTGCCCGGTGCCGCGGACGAGGTCGTCGTCGGTGGCGTGCACGAGCGATCGGTCGCGTTCGCGGGCGAGTGAGCGGATGCCGCGGGCGGTGCGTCCGCCCGGCGCATCCGCCGCCCGTGCGGTGGTCGAGACCCGTCGAATTGCTGCGTTCCGGGGCCGGCTGGGAGTGCAGCCTTCTGATGGGTCTCAGGTCGCGGCGGCGAGGCGGGGCGTGCTCTCGCGCACGACGACCTCGGTGGGCACCGCGGTGCCGGGCTCGGCGCCCTGCTCCGCGAGCGCGAGGCGCAGCGAGCGCTCGCCGACCTCCTCGAGCGGCAGGCGCACGGTCGTCAGGGTCGGGGTGACGTCGCGCACCGTGGGGATGTCGTCGAAGCCTGCGACCGCGACGTCGAGCCCCGGCTCGAGGCCGGCGTCGCGCAGCGCCGACATCGCGCCCATCGCCATCACGTCGTTCAGGGCGAACACGAGCTGTGTGTCGCCGAGCCCGCGCGCGATGAGCTCGCGCATGCCGGCGTAGCCGCCGTCCCGCGTGAACTCCGTGCGCGCGGTGCGGTCGGCGGGCAGGTCGGATCCGCCGGCGACGAGCCCCTCGGCGAACCCCGCGATGCGGTCCTCGCCGGTGCGGAGGCCCGCCGGGCCCGTGAGCGCCCCGAAGCGGCGGTAGCCGAGGCCCAGCATCTCGGTCGCGAGCGCGCGGGCGCCCTGGCGGTTCTCCAGCGCGACCGTGCGGAACGGGGTGTCGTTCGCGCTGATGAAGACCACGCGCCCGCCGGTCGACTCGAAGGCGGTGAGCTCGTCGAGCAGCGCCGCGGCGGCGGGGTCGTCGGCGCGGCGGGATCCGGCGAGGATCATCACGCGCGGGCGCTGGCCGCGCATCGCGCGGACGAGCTCGAGCTCGCGGGCGGAGTCGCGATCGGTCTCGGCCATGGTCACGATCAGCCGCTCGCTGTCGGCCTGTCCGACGACGCCCGCCGCGATCGAGGAGAAGTAGGGGTCGGCGATGTCTGCGACGAGCAGCGCCACGGTGGTGGTCGTGCCGCGCGCGACCGCCTGGGCGGAGAGGTTCGGGGTGTAGCCGAGCCGCGCGGCCGCGTCGAGCACGCGCTGGCGGTACGCCTCGTTGACCTTGCGCGTGCTGCCGTTGAGCGACCGCGATGCGGTGGCGAGCGAGACGCCCGCCTCGCGTGCCACGTCGTGCAGGGTGGCGGGCGTGCTCCGGCTGGTCTGGTCCACGGCGGCTCCCGTCTCGTGCCGCGGCCACGCCCGCGGTCGCTTCGACCCTACCGCCGCGCGGGAATGCGGTGTCCGAGCCGGCCCGCACTCGCACCGGACGACTTCGGTCGAGCGCGCGCGCACGGTGGAACGGGCCCGTCGCCGGACTGCGCTCGCAGGGCTGGGAACGCAGCCCGTCGACGGGTCTCGGCGGCGTGCGGACGCCGGGGCCGTAGGCGGGGTGCGACGGCGGGTGGAGGAACGGTTGGATCTGAGATAACGTTTTCCCGGGTCGCGAAGCGGCTCGAGGCATTCGATCGACCGGGTGCCGGGAAACGGTTTCTCACGGACGAGGCGAAGGACCAGATGGCACCCCCCGAACGCTACGGACTCATCGGCACCGGATCGCGCGCCGGCATGTACGTCAACGCGCTGACCGGCACGCAGTTCGGCGTCGAGCCCCTCGACGAGGTCGCGACGCTCGTCGCCTGGTGCGACGTGAACCCCGGGAGGCTCGACGTGTACGAGCGCGAGGTCGTGGCATCCGGCCACCCGGTGCCGACGCGCTACGCCGTGGAGGACGTCGAGTCGATGGTGCAGGGCGAGCGGCTCGACCGCGTCGTGATCACGACGCCCGACTTCACCCACGCCGAGTTCGTGACCCGGGTGCTGCGCGCGGGCGCCGACGTGGTGGTCGAGAAGCCGCTCACGATCGACGCCGAGGGCGTGCGCGCGATCGGCGCGGCGATCGAGGAGACCGGGCGCGAGGTCATCACGACGTTCAACTACCGCTACAGCCCGCGCAACTCGTCGCTGCGCCGCCTCATCGCCGAGGGCGCGATCGGCGAGGTCACGAGCGTGCACTTCGAGTGGGCGCTCGACACCGTGCACGGCGCCGACTACTTCCGCCGCTGGCACCGGTACAAGCAGAACTCCGGCGGCCTGCTCATCCACAAGGCCTCGCACCACTTCGACCTCGTCAACTGGTGGATCGGCGCGGCTCCGGTGCGGGTGTTCGCGAGCGGCGGCCTGCGCTTCTACGGCGCCGACAACGCGCAGGCGCGCGGCCTCGGCGCGCGCCCCGAGCGCGGCACGGGCACGACCGGCGACCCGTTCGCGCTCGACCTCTCGCTCGATGCCCGCATGAAGGAGCTCTACCTCGACAACGAGGGCCACGACGGCTACCTGCGCGACCGTGACGTGTTCGACGCCGGCATCACGATCGAGGACAACCTCTCGGTGCTGGTCGACTACGACTCGGGCGCGACCATGAGCTATTCGCTGAACGCCCACAGCCCGTGGGAGGGCTACCGCGTGACCGTGAACGGCACCGAGGGCCGCGCCGAGCTCGAGGTCGTCGAGCGCGGCGCCGTGCTCGTCGGCGAGGACGGCCGGGTCGTGGTCGACCCGAGCATGCACCCCGGCTACTCGCCCGAGGACGAGGTGCGTCCCGACTCCGAGCGCCTCGTGCTGCAGCGGCACTGGGAGGGCGCGCAGGTCGTGCCGATCCCCGAGGGCGTCGGCGGCCACGGCGGCGGCGACGCGTTCCTGCTCGAGCACCTCTTCCACCGGGTGCAGGCGGATGCCCCGCTGGGGCGCATCGCCCGCTACGCGGACGGCGTGCGTGCGGTCAGCGTGGGCATCGCGGGCAACCGCTCGCTCGAGACCGGCCTGCCGGTGCGCATCGCCGAACTGGAGCTCGGCGTTCCGGCGTAGGGCGCCGCAGGCCCCGTCGATCGAGATGGGGTGAGCGGATGCCCCGGGGCCGGCGTCGGCGCGTCAGGCGGCTCCGGCGATCAGGGCGATCGCCCCGCCGACGAACACGACGACGGCGACGCCCGCGATGCCCGCGAGCGGCACCCAGAATGCGCGCTTGCGCAGCACCAGCAGCGTGATCGTCGCGACGAGGCAGACCACGCCGACGACGATCGGCCCCCAGATCGCCACGTTCAGGCCGACCGTGAACAGGTCGCACGAGCCGTTCACGCAGTTCGGGGCGCTCAGGGCGAACAGCGACCCGATGAACACGCCCGTGATCGCGACGCCGATGAGCAGCAGCACGAGCACGATCGAGAGCACCAGGTCCCAGACGCGCACGGGGCGCACGCGGCGGGTGCGCCCGTCGGGAGCGGCAGCGTCGGCGGGGGCGCTCGTCCCGGGGGTGCTGCGCTCGGCCGCGGTGCGCGACGCGGAGCCGGTTGCGTCCGCACCGCTCGGCTGCGCGTCGTTGCGGCCCTCGTCGTCGTGCCCGGATGGGGTGCCGTCGCTCACTCGCTGCTCCGCTCCGGCGCCGATCGGCGCCACGGCTCCTCATCCTGCCGCTCCGCGACAGGCGGGGTCAACGGGGTGCGGAAGCGAGACGTCCGCTCGCCCGGCTCAGTCCTCGATCGTCGCGGCACCGCGCGGGTAGGCGAGCAGGAGCGCGCCGGAGGCGATCCAGCACAGGCCGACGCCGGTGAGCAGCCAGCCGGCGCCGACCGAGACGGCGGCGACGCCCGCGACGCCCGCACCGGCGGCGGCGGCCGCCGCGCGCAGGCCGCCGCCGACCGTGAACACCTGTGCGCGCACCGCGCGGGGGCTCTGCAGGGTGCGCAGGCGCAGCATCGCGGCCGTCGATGCGGCGGTGAAGACGCCCGAGAGGGCGATCGCGCCGATGGTCCACCACGAGCCGATGTCGAGCAGCGCGACGATCGTGAGCGCACCGGTGGCGGCGAACCCCGCGCCCATCGAGAACTCGGGGGAGCGGGTGTCGGGGCGCCACGAGATCCAGAGCGAGCCGACGAGGGCGCCGACGGCGAACGCGGAGACGATGACGGCGCCGCCGTCGGGGTCGCCGGCGCGTTCGATCGTGAGCGCGACCGCGGCGATCGCGAGCGCGCCGCCGCCGAACTGGCTGAGCGTGCCCGATGCGGTGACGACCGCGAGGGGGCGGTGCCGCGCGATCCAGGTGAGGCCGTCGCGCATCGCGCGCCACGGCGAGCCGACCGAGGCGTTGCGCGGGCGCAGGTGCGTCGTCAGGGCGGCGGACGCGCCGATGGCGGCGGAGGCCGCGACCACGAGCATCGCGATGCGGGCGGAGCCGAGCGCCGCAGTCGCGGCGACCGTGCCCGGGCCGATGACCGCGCCGATGTTGTACGACATGGCGTCGAGGGCGAACGCTCGCCGCTCGTGCGGGATCTCGTCGGTCACGAAGCTCGACAGGCCGCCCATGGTGAACGGCGAGACGGTGCCCGCGACCACCAGCGCCGTGAACACGAGCCAGAGCGGCACGTGGCCGAGGAACGCCGCGACTGCGAACGCCGCGGCCGAGCCGAACCCGGCGGCGGCGATGAGCCGGCGCGGGTGCGCCGAGCGGTCGAGCGCGACGCCGGCGAGCGGAGCGGCGAGGATGCTCGGTGCCAGCGAGACGGCCACGAGCGCGCCGCCGAGGGCGACGTCGCCGACCTGCTCGACCGCGAGGATCGGGATGCCGACGCCCACGCCGCCGACCGCGAGGCGGAGCGGCGTCGCCGTCGCGAGGTAGTTGCCGGCGCTCATGTGGTGCTCACGAGGCGTGGAGCCTACCCCTCACGAGGCTTCGGCGCACGTCGCCCGCTCACCCGAGCGTCAGCACCCCGTCGACGCGCCGCGGGATGCCGAGCGGGTTGGCGTCGCGCAGGGCGGGCGGCAGCGCGGCATCCGGCGCCGACTGGTAGGCGACCGGCCGCAGGAAGCGGCGCACCGCCGTCGCGCCCACCGAGGTGTGGATCGACGTCGTCGACGGCCAGGGCCCGCCGTGCTGCTGCGACCAGTTGACGGCGACGCCCGTGGGCCAGCCGGCGAAGAGCACGCGGCCGGCGATGTCGGCCAGCACGTCGACGATCGCGGAGACGTCCTCGTCGGGCTCCGCGTGCACGGTCGCGGTGAGGCTGCCCCCGACGGCGCGGATGGCCGCGAGCGCCTCGTCGACGACGTCGTAGCCGACGACCAGCGTGGTCGGGCCGAAGCACTCGGCGAGGAGCCCCTCGGGGTCGGCGAGGACCGCCGCGGCGGTGGTCTCGAGCACGACCGCGCTGCCGGTGCCCGTCGCCTGCTCGGGCGAGCCCGCGACCACGGTGACCCCGTCGCGTGCGGCGAGGTCGCCGAGTCCCGACGCGAACGCGCCGGCGATCGAGTCGGTGAGCATCGGCACCGGCGCCGCCTCGCCCACGGCCGCCGCGACGCGGGCGGCGAAGTCCGACCCGCGGGGCACGAACACGACGCCGGGCTTGGTGCAGAACTGGCCCGCGCCGAGCGTGAAGGAGCCGGCGAGGCCGGTGGCCAGCTCGTCGGCGCGCGCGAAGAGCGCGGCCTGCGTGACGAGCACCGGGTTGATCGCGCTCAGCTCGCCGTAGAACGGGATCGGGTCGGGGCGGCCGGCGGCGAGGTCGAACAGCGCGCGCCCGCCGTGCAGCGAGCCGGTGAAGCCCACCGCGCGGATCGCCGGCTCCTGCACGAGGGCGACGCCCGCAGCGCGGCCCTCGACGAGCGCGAACACGCCGTCGGGCGCACCCGCGGCGCGGAGCGCCGAGCCGACGAGCTCGGCCGTGCGTCGCGAGAGCCGCGGGTGCGCCGAGTGCCCCTTCACGATCACGGGGCAGCCGACCGCGAGCGCCGAGGCGGTGTCGCCGCCCGCGACCGAGAACGCGAACGGGAAGTTCGACGCACTGAACACCGCGACGGGCCCGAGCGGGCGCAGCAGGCGGCGCAGGTCGGGCGTCGGCGGCACCGCGTCGGGGTTCGCGTGGTCGATGATCGCCTCGAGGTACGAGCCCTCCTCCACGACGGCCGCGAACATGCGCAGCTGGCCGGTCGTGCGGGCGACCTCGCCGGTCAGGCGGGGCACCCCGAGGTGCGACTCCTCGTCGGCGATCGCGACGAGCTCCTCGACGTGCGCGTCGAGCGCGTCGGCGGCCGCGCGCAGCCAGGCGGCGCGGTCGGCCGCGGGGGCGTCGGCGGTGCGGGCGAAGGCCGCCTGGGCGGCATCCGTCACCTGGCGCAGCTGGTCGGGCGTGGTCTCCATGTCGGTCCTCCGGTGGTGCGGGTCGGGGCGGTGGTGCGATGGGTGCGTCGGAGCGGGCGGATGCGGCGGGGCGGCGGACTACGCGAAGCGCAGCCCGAGCCCGGGCACGGGGTCGAACGAGAGCCGCGCGCCGTCGACGCTGACGGGCGCGGGGCCTGAGAGCGCGCCGAGGGCGGAGAACGTGGCGTCCTCCACGTCCTCGACGAGCGTCGGTCGGGGGAGGGTCAGTGCGAGCTGACCGGAGAGCTCGAACAGCAGGTGCGGCGCCACCTGCACGCCGTAGCCGTCGGCGAGTGCGACGATCTCGCGGAACGGCGTGATGCCGCCGACGCGCACGATGTTCGGCTGGGCGACGTCGACCAGCCCTGCGTCGAGGAACTCGGCGAAGCGGTAGCGGGTGTGCACGTTCTCGCCGAGCGCGATCGGCACGTCGGTGCGGCGGCGCAGCTCCGCGTGGGCGGGCAGGTCGTCGGCGCGCAGCGGCTCCTCGATCCACGCCGGGGCGAAGGGAGTGAACGCCTCGAGGGCTGCGGTCGCCCGGTCGAGGTTCCAGCGCTGGTTGGCGTCGATCATGAGGCGGCGGTCGGGCCCGAGCACCTCGCGCAACGCGGCGAGGCGCTCGACGTCGCGCGCGAGGTCGGGGCTGCCGACCTTCACCTTGACGGCGTCGTAGCCGGCCGCGACCCAGCGCTCGGCCTGGGCGACGAGCTCGGCGAGCGGGTAGTGCAGGTTCACGCCGCTGCCGTAGACCTCGGCGGTCTCCTGCGTGCGGCCGACGAGGTCGACCACGCTCGTGCCGGCGCGCCGCCCCGCGAGGTCCCAGAGGGCGAGGTCGAGGCCCGCCATGGCGATCGTCGTGATGCCCCCGCCGCCGGCCTCGTGCAGGTGGCGCCAGAGCGCGGGCCACAGCTCCGCAGCATCCGTCGGCCTGCCGACCGCGAACGCCGTGATCTCCTGGTCGAGCAGCGCCTGCACGGATGCCGCGCCGATCGTCGGCGTCCACGAGAAGCCGTAGCCGGTGGCGCCGTCGGAGTCGGTGACGACCGTCTCGATGACGCCGAGCTCGGTGACGTCGGGCCCCCACGGGCGCGTCAGCGGCACCCGGATGAGCCGGGTGGCGAGCGACGCGATCGTGACGCTCATGCCGAGGCGAGCTCCGCGACGAGTGCGCGGCCGCGGTCGAGGATGGCGGAGAGGCGCGCCTCCTGCTCGGGCGTCGGGTCGACGAGCGGCGGGCGCACCGAGCCGACCGCGAGCCCCTGCAACCGCAGGCCGGCCTTGATGAGCGAGACGCCGAAGCCGGGGGTCTCGTCGCGCAGGTTCACGAGCGGCACGTAGAACTCCCGCAGCAGGTGGAGGCGGGTCGCCTCGTCGCCGTCGGTGTACGCGCGGTAGTGCAGGGCGGCGAGCTCGGGGATCATCGCGAACGCGGCCGACGAGTACAGGGGCACGCCGATGCCGCGGAACGCCCCCTGGCTGAGCTCGGCCGTGAGCAGCCCGTTGAAGAAGTGCAGCTCGCGGCCCGACTCGCCCGCGGCGAGCACGATCTCCTGGGTGAGGCCGATGTCGCCCGTGCCGTCCTTGAAGCCCGCGATCTTCGGGTTGGCCGCGAGTCGGCGCATCGCATCGGGTGTGAAGCGCGCAGTGGCGCGGTGGTAGACGATGACCGGCAGCGGGCTCGCGGCGGCGACCTGCTCGACCCACGCGACGAGTCCGTCGGTCGTGCCGCCGACCAGGTAGGGCGGCAGCAGCAGGATGCCGTCGGCCCCCGCATCCGCCGCATTGCGCGCCTGCTCGATCGCCTGGCCGAGCGCGCCGCCCGCCCCGGCGATCACGGGCACGCGACCGTCGACGACCTCCACGGTGCGGCGTACGACCGCGTCGACCTCGCCGGTCGAGAGGGCATGGAACTCGCCCGTGCCGCACGCGGGGAACACGCCGCCCGGGCCGTGCTCGAGCCGCGAGCCGACATGGTCGGCGAGCACGTCGAGGTCGGGGGTGCCGTCGGCGCCGAACGGGGTGACGGGGAAGAAGAGGACGCCGTCGAAGGCGAGGGGCGAGGTCACGGTGCTCCTGTGGTCGTGGGGGTGGCGGATGCCTCGGTCGTGCCGGGCACGGGGGCCGCGAGCTCGTCGCGCCAGCGGCGCGTCGGCTTCCAGCCGAGCAGCGACGCGGCCTTCGCGACCGAGAAGACGGGGGAGTCGCCGGTGAGCGCGTCGCCGGCCTCGCCGAGGGCGGGCAGGTACTCCCGCCAGAGCTCGGCGACGGGGCGCGTGGCCATGGCGTCGGCCGCGCCGACGAAGAACGTCTCGCCCTGCGGGAGCTCGGGCGCCGCCTGCAGCCAGGTGTCGACGAATCCGGCGGCGTCGCGGGCGTCGACGTAGTTGAAGAGGCTGACCGCGGCGAGGGCGGGGTCGGCGAGGCGCTCGGCGACCGTATGGCCCTGCTGGGTGGGCGCGCCCTGCCACTCCTCGGGGGAGATGACGTAGCAGGGGCGGAACGCGCCGAAGACCGGTCCGTCGGCGCCGGCCGCGCGGCCGAACATCGCGACCTCCTGCTCGATGACGAGTTTCGAGAGCGCGTAGGCGTTCCACGGCGACACCGGGTGTGCCTCGTCGAGCGGTGCGTACCGCGCGCGCCACGACGGAATGCCGTAGCCCATGATCGTCGGGCTCGACGCGACGAGCACCCGTGTGGCGCCGTGCGCCGCGGCCGACGCGAGCACGCCGTAGCCGAGCGTGGTGTTCGTGACGAGGATCTCGCGCTCGGGTGCGCTGAACGGCACCGCGATGCCGGCGAGGTGCACGAGTGCGTCGGGGCGGACCGCGGCGAACAGCGCGTCGGTCGCGGCCTGGTCGGCGAGGTCGACGACGTGCTGCGACGCCGCGGGGCCGGGCGTCGGCACGCGGTCGGCGCCGATCACCTCGTGGCCCGCTTCGGCGAGGCCGTGCACGACGCTGCGACCCAGGCGTCCGGCGGATCCGGTCACGACGACACGCATTGCACTCCTTGGTGAGAAATCGTTTTCTCGCGAAAGTCTAGGAGATTCCGCGGATCTCGACAACTCGATGGCTATGATTGGGTAAACGATTTCTGGGAGGCGCCATGGCGGAGCGGCAGCGACCGGTCACGATCGTCGACGTCGCCCGGCACGCCGGCGTCTCCCAGGCCTCGGTCTCGCGCGTGCTGAACGGCAAGCCCAACGTCGACCCCGCCATCGCGGACGCGGTGCGCGTCGCGGTCGCCGAGCTGGGGTACGAGCCGAGCCTCGCGGCGCGCAGCCTCGTGCAGGGTCGCAACCACACGGTCGCCATGGTCGTGCCCGACCTCGCGAACCCCCTGTTCCAGGGCATCCTCAAGGGCCTGACCCTCGCCGCCGACGCCGACGGGTACCGCGTACTCGTCGCCGACACCGACGAGCGCGCCGAGGCGGAGGAGGCCGTCGCCCTCGAGGCGCGGCGTCGCTGCGACGCGATCGTGCTCTGCGCGCCGCGCATGCCCGAGTCGCGGCTGCGGCAGCTCGTCGCACGGCTGGCACCGGTCGTCGTCGTCAACCGGCCCCTCGACGCGGCCGGCGTGCCGTGGGTCGGCGTCGACTACGCCCGCGGCATCCACGACCTCGTCGACCACCTCGTGGCGCTCGGCCACCGTCGCATCGTCTACCTCGCCGGGCCCGCGTCGAGCGTGTCGAACGGCGAACGCGAACGCGGCCTGGCCGCCGCCCGCGAGACGCACCCCGGCCTCGTCACCACCGTCGTCGGCTGCGGCTCGCGCCTCGACGACGGTGCGGCGGCGGCCGAGGCGGTGCTCGCCGAGCGTGATGCCGGTGCGACCGCGGTGCTCGGGTACAACGACCTCGTGGCGCTCGGCCTCCTGCACCGGCTCGCCGAGCTCGGCGTGGACGTGCCGGGCGAGCTCTCGATCGCGG
It contains:
- a CDS encoding family 78 glycoside hydrolase catalytic domain — translated: MTHQWTARMVAPDDDFGGAPLLRREVVLDPGHGDVVQATLARTALGVVEAWLNGERVSDDLLTPGWSSYEWRLRVAETDVTGLVADGANVIGLALGNGWYRGKLGWAGNRNLYGDELGAFAELRVRFADGHEQVVGTDAAWAAGPGPTLANDLYDGQAIDARRRDDAWLGAGFDGDGWVGVHQLEFDHAKLEPYLGPPVRRTQELVPVSVTTSPSGAVLVDFGQNLVGWVRVAVRGEAGAEVVLRHAEVLEHGELGTRPLRSARATDRYLLSGGDDVFEPTLTFHGFRYVEVSGWPGGADAIGAGALTAVVIGTELRRIGRMSTSNPLLDRLHENAVWGMRGNFVDVPTDCPQRDERLGWTGDIAAFASSAAFLYDVQDFLRDWLVDLDLEQRHADGIVPLVVPDAIKYFDVPPEFPKPEAMAIWSDAAAWVPWAVYEAYGDERVLREAFPAMAAHLRRVRGLLDPSGVWAAGMQLGDWLDPDAPPDAPFQAKADGHVVATLAVFRSATIAVDAARVLGDEAAAEEFAAMAETLRAGFHAEYLRDGVITSDASAVYALAIVTGMVDGDDLEFAGRRLAELVADSGYRISTGFAGTPFVTDALTSTGHLDAAYRLLLQTECPSWLYPVTMGATTIWERWDSMLPDGSINPGEMTSFNHYALGAVIDWMHRVVGGLAPLAPGYARILVAPRPGGDLTWADTSLETPRGLARVRWELADGALAVVATVPEGAEAVLRLPGAADEVVVGGVHERSVAFAGE
- a CDS encoding LacI family DNA-binding transcriptional regulator, yielding MDQTSRSTPATLHDVAREAGVSLATASRSLNGSTRKVNEAYRQRVLDAAARLGYTPNLSAQAVARGTTTTVALLVADIADPYFSSIAAGVVGQADSERLIVTMAETDRDSARELELVRAMRGQRPRVMILAGSRRADDPAAAALLDELTAFESTGGRVVFISANDTPFRTVALENRQGARALATEMLGLGYRRFGALTGPAGLRTGEDRIAGFAEGLVAGGSDLPADRTARTEFTRDGGYAGMRELIARGLGDTQLVFALNDVMAMGAMSALRDAGLEPGLDVAVAGFDDIPTVRDVTPTLTTVRLPLEEVGERSLRLALAEQGAEPGTAVPTEVVVRESTPRLAAAT
- a CDS encoding Gfo/Idh/MocA family protein; its protein translation is MAPPERYGLIGTGSRAGMYVNALTGTQFGVEPLDEVATLVAWCDVNPGRLDVYEREVVASGHPVPTRYAVEDVESMVQGERLDRVVITTPDFTHAEFVTRVLRAGADVVVEKPLTIDAEGVRAIGAAIEETGREVITTFNYRYSPRNSSLRRLIAEGAIGEVTSVHFEWALDTVHGADYFRRWHRYKQNSGGLLIHKASHHFDLVNWWIGAAPVRVFASGGLRFYGADNAQARGLGARPERGTGTTGDPFALDLSLDARMKELYLDNEGHDGYLRDRDVFDAGITIEDNLSVLVDYDSGATMSYSLNAHSPWEGYRVTVNGTEGRAELEVVERGAVLVGEDGRVVVDPSMHPGYSPEDEVRPDSERLVLQRHWEGAQVVPIPEGVGGHGGGDAFLLEHLFHRVQADAPLGRIARYADGVRAVSVGIAGNRSLETGLPVRIAELELGVPA
- a CDS encoding MFS transporter, encoding MSAGNYLATATPLRLAVGGVGVGIPILAVEQVGDVALGGALVAVSLAPSILAAPLAGVALDRSAHPRRLIAAAGFGSAAAFAVAAFLGHVPLWLVFTALVVAGTVSPFTMGGLSSFVTDEIPHERRAFALDAMSYNIGAVIGPGTVAATAALGSARIAMLVVAASAAIGASAALTTHLRPRNASVGSPWRAMRDGLTWIARHRPLAVVTASGTLSQFGGGALAIAAVALTIERAGDPDGGAVIVSAFAVGALVGSLWISWRPDTRSPEFSMGAGFAATGALTIVALLDIGSWWTIGAIALSGVFTAASTAAMLRLRTLQSPRAVRAQVFTVGGGLRAAAAAAGAGVAGVAAVSVGAGWLLTGVGLCWIASGALLLAYPRGAATIED
- a CDS encoding aldehyde dehydrogenase (NADP(+)); translation: METTPDQLRQVTDAAQAAFARTADAPAADRAAWLRAAADALDAHVEELVAIADEESHLGVPRLTGEVARTTGQLRMFAAVVEEGSYLEAIIDHANPDAVPPTPDLRRLLRPLGPVAVFSASNFPFAFSVAGGDTASALAVGCPVIVKGHSAHPRLSRRTAELVGSALRAAGAPDGVFALVEGRAAGVALVQEPAIRAVGFTGSLHGGRALFDLAAGRPDPIPFYGELSAINPVLVTQAALFARADELATGLAGSFTLGAGQFCTKPGVVFVPRGSDFAARVAAAVGEAAPVPMLTDSIAGAFASGLGDLAARDGVTVVAGSPEQATGTGSAVVLETTAAAVLADPEGLLAECFGPTTLVVGYDVVDEALAAIRAVGGSLTATVHAEPDEDVSAIVDVLADIAGRVLFAGWPTGVAVNWSQQHGGPWPSTTSIHTSVGATAVRRFLRPVAYQSAPDAALPPALRDANPLGIPRRVDGVLTLG
- a CDS encoding mandelate racemase/muconate lactonizing enzyme family protein, with protein sequence MSVTIASLATRLIRVPLTRPWGPDVTELGVIETVVTDSDGATGYGFSWTPTIGAASVQALLDQEITAFAVGRPTDAAELWPALWRHLHEAGGGGITTIAMAGLDLALWDLAGRRAGTSVVDLVGRTQETAEVYGSGVNLHYPLAELVAQAERWVAAGYDAVKVKVGSPDLARDVERLAALREVLGPDRRLMIDANQRWNLDRATAALEAFTPFAPAWIEEPLRADDLPAHAELRRRTDVPIALGENVHTRYRFAEFLDAGLVDVAQPNIVRVGGITPFREIVALADGYGVQVAPHLLFELSGQLALTLPRPTLVEDVEDATFSALGALSGPAPVSVDGARLSFDPVPGLGLRFA
- a CDS encoding 5-dehydro-4-deoxyglucarate dehydratase, with translation MTSPLAFDGVLFFPVTPFGADGTPDLDVLADHVGSRLEHGPGGVFPACGTGEFHALSTGEVDAVVRRTVEVVDGRVPVIAGAGGALGQAIEQARNAADAGADGILLLPPYLVGGTTDGLVAWVEQVAAASPLPVIVYHRATARFTPDAMRRLAANPKIAGFKDGTGDIGLTQEIVLAAGESGRELHFFNGLLTAELSQGAFRGIGVPLYSSAAFAMIPELAALHYRAYTDGDEATRLHLLREFYVPLVNLRDETPGFGVSLIKAGLRLQGLAVGSVRPPLVDPTPEQEARLSAILDRGRALVAELASA
- a CDS encoding NAD-dependent epimerase/dehydratase family protein, producing the protein MRVVVTGSAGRLGRSVVHGLAEAGHEVIGADRVPTPGPAASQHVVDLADQAATDALFAAVRPDALVHLAGIAVPFSAPEREILVTNTTLGYGVLASAAAHGATRVLVASSPTIMGYGIPSWRARYAPLDEAHPVSPWNAYALSKLVIEQEVAMFGRAAGADGPVFGAFRPCYVISPEEWQGAPTQQGHTVAERLADPALAAVSLFNYVDARDAAGFVDTWLQAAPELPQGETFFVGAADAMATRPVAELWREYLPALGEAGDALTGDSPVFSVAKAASLLGWKPTRRWRDELAAPVPGTTEASATPTTTGAP
- a CDS encoding LacI family DNA-binding transcriptional regulator: MAERQRPVTIVDVARHAGVSQASVSRVLNGKPNVDPAIADAVRVAVAELGYEPSLAARSLVQGRNHTVAMVVPDLANPLFQGILKGLTLAADADGYRVLVADTDERAEAEEAVALEARRRCDAIVLCAPRMPESRLRQLVARLAPVVVVNRPLDAAGVPWVGVDYARGIHDLVDHLVALGHRRIVYLAGPASSVSNGERERGLAAARETHPGLVTTVVGCGSRLDDGAAAAEAVLAERDAGATAVLGYNDLVALGLLHRLAELGVDVPGELSIAGFDDSPFARYSTPPLTTMSVPRGELGAQVWQRLGTLIAGGVSPHTLLYRPRLEVRATTGRVRVGSGAVRA